From a region of the Vidua macroura isolate BioBank_ID:100142 chromosome 25, ASM2450914v1, whole genome shotgun sequence genome:
- the LOC128818927 gene encoding bone morphogenetic protein 8B-like encodes MGPGRGAAGGRRGAVALLWVAAVLCQLGSGSVLRRRLHAAGVPQRRLSGGERRDVQREILAVLGLPGRPRPRAPARAPAAAAPLFMLDLYHAVAGEEEEEEGEEAAVSRPVLTGLSTQSPPPGSVVSRADTVVSLVNMVEQDRDLFSPKPYWKEFRFDLTQVPAGEAVTAAEFRIYKSRGVPSHANSSLHVSIYEVAAQHSNRESDLFLLDVQDLRAGTEGWLVFDVTAASNHWSVDQKHNLGLRLYVETDDGHSVDPGSAGLLGRRGPRSKQPFMVTFFRASPSPSRVTRAAKSPRRRQPKKSNDLPHPNKLPGIFDDVHTTDGRQVCRRHELYVSFQDLGWLDWVIAPQGYSAYYCEGECAFPLDSCMNATNHAILQSLVHLMKPEAVPKACCAPTKLSATSVLYYDSNNNVILKKHRNMVVKSCGCH; translated from the exons ATggggccggggcgcggggcggccggGGGGCGGCGAGGGGCCGTGGCGCTGCTGTGGGTGGCGGCcgtgctgtgccagctgggcagCGGCAGCGTCCTCCGCCGCCGGCTCCACGCCGCCGGGGTCCCGCAGCGGCGGCTGAGCGGCGGCGAGCGGCGGGACGTGCAGCGGGAGATCCTGgccgtgctggggctgcccggccggccccggccccgcgcccccgcccgcgcccccgccgccgccgcgccgctcTTCATGCTCGATCTGTACCACGCCGTGGccggcgaggaggaggaggaggagggcgaGGAAGCGGCGGTGTCGCGCCCGGTGCTCACCGGGCTCAGCACGCAGAGCCCCCCGCCCGGCAGCGTCGTGAGCCGCGCAGACACCGTGGTCAGCCTCGTCAACATGG tggAGCAGGACCGGGACCTGTTCTCACCCAAGCCCTACTGGAAGGAGTTCAGGTTCGACCTGACCCAGGTGCCGGCGGGAGAGGCCGTGACGGCCGCCGAGTTCCGCATCTACAAatcccggggtgtccccagccacGCCAACAGCAGCCTCCACGTCAGCATCTACGAGGTGGCTGCCCAGCATTCCAacag GGAGTCTGACCTGTTCCTGCTGGATGTGCAGGACCTGCGTGCTGGGACAGAGGGCTGGCTGGTGTTTGATGTCACGGCCGCCAGCAACCACTGGTCAGTGGATCAGAAACACAACCTGGGGCTGCGGCTCTACGTGGAGACAGATGATG GGCACAGCGTCGATCCGGGCTCGGCCGGGCTCCTGGGGCGCCGGGGACCCCGCTCCAAGCAGCCCTTCATGGTGACATTTTTCcgggccagccccagcccctcccgTGTCACACGAGCAGCCAAATCCCCAAGGAGGCGACAGCCCAAGAAATCCAACGACCTGCCCCACCCCAACAAGCTCCCAGGAATTTTTG ATGATGTCCACACCACAGATGGGCGGCAGGTCTGCCGGCGCCACGAGCTCTACGTCAGCTTCCAGGACCTTGGCTGGCTG gactGGGTGATTGCTCCACAGGGATACTCAGCCTACTACTGCGAGGGGGAGTGTGCATTCCCACTGGACTCCTGCATGAACGCCACCAACCACGCCATCCTGCAGTCCCTG GTCCACCTGATGAAGCCTGAGGCTGTGCCCAAGGCGTGCTGTGCCCCCACCAAGCTCAGTGCCACCTCTGTCCTCTACTACGACAGCAACAACAACGTCATCCTCAAAAAGCATCGGAACATGGTGGTGAAATCCTGCGGCTGCCACTGA